GACTGGATGAACGATATGGCTGGGCGCCTTGCTGGGCTTGGTATCAACGTGTTGCGGTTTGAGTTTCCTTATATGGCGCAGCGGCGGGTTGATGGCAGCAAGCGGCCGCCGAATCCGGCGCCTAAATTGCTCGAATGTTGGCGTGAGGTTTATGGCTTGGTGCGACTTCATGTCGCTGGGGTTTTGGCGGTTGGCGGGAAGTCGATGGGGGGGCGGATGGCGAGTTTGCTTGCCGATGAGCTTGGTGCTGATGCTTTGGTTTGCCTGGGTTATCCGTTTTATGCGGTTGGGAAACCGGAGAAGCCTCGGGTTGAGCATTTGGCTGGGTTGAAGACTCGGACGTTGATCGTGCAAGGCGAGCGGGATGCGCTTGGCAATCGGGAGGCGGGTGAGGCTTACACCTTGTCACCGAGTATTGAGGTGACTTGGCTAGCGGCCGGCGATCATGACCTCAAGCCATTGAAGGTTTCCGGGTTTACCCATGATCAGCATTTGGCCAGCGCCGCGCAGAAAGTGGCTGCGTTTCTCAAGCACTGATCGAGATTTTGAACCGCGTGAAGATCGGCTCCCTTTCCCCTCGCCCCCTTGGGGGAGAGGGCTGGGGTGAGGGGGTAGATCTTGAACGCGACACATTTTTCGATCTGTGTGCATATCCGTTTCTGCGGTAACGGCCACCTAGGGTTTCGCCCTGACGGCGACTCACTTTTTTTACAAACGCCTAAAAAAAGTAAGCAAAAAAACGCTTGCTCCTACGTCCGGCCCACTCGCTAAAGCTCGGGGTTCCTTCGCTCCGGGATTCATCCGGGGGGCATCGCCTACGGTTTGCTTCGCTGCACCTCCTCTCGATGTGTTTGGCTTCGCCAAACGGTCGCTGCGCTCCCACCCCCGGATAAATCCCTCCACTCAGCCTTCCGACGTCGCCCGAAGATCAAAAGCGGTACTCGAGCTAACGCTCATCGTGTTGAGTGGTGAGAAGCGGATGCGGGCTGCTTTTGCTTTCTGTGGGAGCCAGCCTGCTGGCGATGGCGGCCTGACAGCCGACCAGTTCTTGCAGACTGCATGCAATCTCTGTGGGAGCGAAATGCCCGGCCGTTTTTTGCACATAAACGTAATCCAGCAACCATGTTTAAAGTACACGAACCGTTACGCCATAAGGGCTACAACACCTTGCGTCGTTGCCTACGCGTACGCCAGAATCCGCCGGCTTACGCGGCTTGGAGAGGGCTATATCGTTTCCCTGTCACTGAAAAACAGTGATCGGGTTTGGTAGCTCGTTTTCTTGACAGCTGTGTGGCGTCACCTTATGCAGTCTCATTTTTTGGGCTGCGTTTTATATGGTGGCCATGCGTGGGGCTCCTTCGGGGGCGCCGGGGGTTTCTCTGTCTTGACCGGTCTACCAACCCACGTGTGGCCGCCACCCTTCGTTTGGTAGCGAAAGTGACGGCTCTTCAATTCTTTCAAGATGGAGAGTCCTTATGTTCAAAATCACGCCCAACCCACCAGAAACCGATCCAACCACCAACGACCCCGCGCTCGAATCCCAAAAGACAAAAGAAGCCGCCGACCGCGCACTCGACTTTTACCTCGGCCCCGAAATCCCGAAGTACTTCCCACCCAAGGCTCGCCCCATCTACATGGTCGATCCCACGCTTGATGACGAAACGCTGCTTGTCGAAGCCAGTGAATCGCTGTCGTCGGCCAACGCCATGGCCGGCAATATCGCCAATTCGGTGAAAGGCCCGGAGCGCAAACCGCTGCTGGCGCTGCAACAGCTGATCATGTTGAACGAGTTGCTGGTGAATCGGTTGCTGGACAAGCTTCGGTTGCCGCAATAGTCGTCAATCGCAGGAAATAACAAACAAAAACCCCGGAAGCTTTCGCTGTCCGGGGTTCCTTTATTGCCAGAGCAATCAACGGTTAAACCGCTCCACCAACGAATACTGCGTATTAGCCGTCTTGGTCAGCTCTTCACTCAGCAACGCCGAGTTATGCGCCTGTTCCGAGGTCTGGTCCGCCAGTTCCGAGATGTTGCTGATGTTGCGGCTGATTTCTTCAGCCACGGCACTTTGCTCTTCGGTCGCGGCGGCGATCTGGGTGGTCATGTCGGTGATGTTGGCCACCGCTTCGCTGATGCCCACCAGTGCCTGATCCGCTTCCAGCACCCGTGCGACACCTTCTTCCGCCTGGCGATGGCCGGCTTCCATGGTTTGTACGGCGCTGGATGCGGTCTGTTGCAGCTTGGCGATCAGGGCGTGGATCTGCCCGGTGGATTCGCTGGTGCGTTGTGCCAGTTGGCGGACTTCGTCGGCGACCACGGCAAAACCACGGCCCATCTCGCCGGCCCGCGCTGCTTCAATCGCGGCGTTGAGTGCGAGCAGGTTGGTCTGGTCGGCGATGCCTTTGATCACGTCGACCACGCCGCCGATTTCGTCGCTGTCCTTGGCCAGTTGGGTCACGGTCAGGCCGGTTTCACCCACGACTACGGACAGACGCTGGATGGCTTCGCGGGTTTCGCCGGCGATGTCGCGGCCGCGGCCGGTCAGGCGGTTGGCTTCCTGGGTGGCGTCGGCGGTGCGTTGCACGTGGCTCGCCACTTCTTGCGTGGTGGCGGCCATCTGGTTGACGGCGGTGGCGACCTGTTCGGTTTCCACACGCTGACGTTCCAGACCGCTGGAGCTGTTGTGCGCCAGGGCGTCGGACTGTTTGGCCTGATCGGTCAGGTGCTCGGCGGTGTCCTGCAGACGGGTCAGGCAGGTTTTCAGGCGGGCTTCCTGGCTGAGGATCGACATTTCCAGACGCGCCTGGGCGCCACGGCTGTCGGTGTACATTTGCGCGATCAACGGGTCGGACGTGGTCTGCTCGGCCAGACGCAGCAGGCGCTTGAGCCCGCGTTGTTGCCATTGCAGGCCCAGCAGGCCCAGCGGCACCGACAGGCCGGCGGCGAGGGCGAAGCCCCACTGCGAGTTCAGGGTGGCGCCGATCATGAAGCTCAACTGGCTGACCAGAATGAACGGCAGCCAGTCCTGCACGATCGGCAGCCATTTGTCGCTCGAAGGGATCGCCGACTTGCCCTGGTTGATGCGTTGGTAGAGCGCTTCGGCACGGCGGATCTGTTCGGCGGACGGCTTGACCCGCACCGACTCGTAACCGACCACCTGACTGCCATCGAACACCGGCGTTACATAGGCGTTCACCCAGTAATGATCACCGGTCTTGCAGCGATTCTTGACAATGCCCATCCATGGCAAGCCTTGTTTCAGTGTGCCCCACATGTGCGAAAACACCGCAGCCGGGACGTCGGGGTGACGAACCAGGTTGTGCGGCGCACGGATCAGTTCCTCACGCGAAAACCCGCTGATTTCGACGAAAGCGTCGTTGCAGTAAGTGATCACGCCTTTGGCGTCGGTTGTGGAAATCAACCGTTGCTGAGCCGGGAAAGTCCGTTCGCGTTGTGTAATGGGCTGGTTATTACGCATGGTTTTTCAATCCGCAAGGCTTTGAAAGGTTGTCGGCGGGGTCGGCGATTTGTTGAAGTTTTTTTTCATTTATAAGTACGGCGTCGCAAAACGGGGCTTGCCTCAGCCCGCAAGCATCGGATAAGTGAACAGGCCGAAATGCAGCAGGTTCAGACCAAAGTGCGTGGCGATCGCTGCAGCAAGCCCGCCAAACCGGTAGGCCAGACCATAGCCGACACCCGCCAGGCCCGCCAGCAACACCCATTGCCAGCCGGCGCCCACATGCACCAGGCCGAACAGCAGGGACGCCAGCAACAGCGCGAGATTTTCGCCGTAGGGCAGGTGTTTGAATTGCCGACTCAAGCCGCCCTGTATATAGCCGCGAAACAGCGCTTCTTCGACCAGCGTCACCAGCAGCAGGTTGTTCAGTACCCACAGCCACGCCTGATCCGGCCATTTCGGCGCCCAGGTGATCATGCCCAGCAACACCGCGCCGCCCAGCGCCAGAATCACGCTCAACGTCAGTGCCAGCGCGGTGGCGTACACGGTCAGGCGCAACGAGCGCCGCGCGACAATCCACGGGCAGACCAGCAACAGCCAGAAGCCGATCAGTGGTTTGTCCAGATTCACGAACATCGAGAACGGCACGGCATTGTCGGTGAAGCGCTGCGCCGGGATGGCCCGGCCGTTGTAGAAGCCTGGCAGCCAGTGCATGGCCAGCGCCACGGCCAGCACGATAAACAGGCCATGACCGAGAAAACGCCCGACCGGCACGGTTTGCTGGCGCACGGCGTAACCGGCGAAAACCAGCAGTGCAATGGAGATCAGCGCCAGCCAGCCGAGCTGTCCGAAACTCAGCGCCAATCCGTAACCAAGGCTGAGAAGCCCGAGATAGAGCCATGGCAGAGCTGTCATGGAAAGTCCTTGTGCACGATTTGTGGACAGGCTTTCTACACGGGTGGGGGCGAGGGGACAAGTGAAGGTGTAGGGGAAGTCAGGGACAGCGCCAATCCGTGGTGAAGGAGGGCAAGTAACCCATGTGGGAGCGAGCCTGCTCGCGATGGCGGTGGGTCAGTTGCACAAAAATTAACTGACA
This genomic window from Pseudomonas kribbensis contains:
- a CDS encoding alpha/beta family hydrolase, producing MDKQHKASIDGDQWAQCLRDHGWLWDAAVGEASATLILAHGAGAPMDSDWMNDMAGRLAGLGINVLRFEFPYMAQRRVDGSKRPPNPAPKLLECWREVYGLVRLHVAGVLAVGGKSMGGRMASLLADELGADALVCLGYPFYAVGKPEKPRVEHLAGLKTRTLIVQGERDALGNREAGEAYTLSPSIEVTWLAAGDHDLKPLKVSGFTHDQHLASAAQKVAAFLKH
- a CDS encoding DUF6124 family protein — translated: MFKITPNPPETDPTTNDPALESQKTKEAADRALDFYLGPEIPKYFPPKARPIYMVDPTLDDETLLVEASESLSSANAMAGNIANSVKGPERKPLLALQQLIMLNELLVNRLLDKLRLPQ
- a CDS encoding methyl-accepting chemotaxis protein; its protein translation is MRNNQPITQRERTFPAQQRLISTTDAKGVITYCNDAFVEISGFSREELIRAPHNLVRHPDVPAAVFSHMWGTLKQGLPWMGIVKNRCKTGDHYWVNAYVTPVFDGSQVVGYESVRVKPSAEQIRRAEALYQRINQGKSAIPSSDKWLPIVQDWLPFILVSQLSFMIGATLNSQWGFALAAGLSVPLGLLGLQWQQRGLKRLLRLAEQTTSDPLIAQMYTDSRGAQARLEMSILSQEARLKTCLTRLQDTAEHLTDQAKQSDALAHNSSSGLERQRVETEQVATAVNQMAATTQEVASHVQRTADATQEANRLTGRGRDIAGETREAIQRLSVVVGETGLTVTQLAKDSDEIGGVVDVIKGIADQTNLLALNAAIEAARAGEMGRGFAVVADEVRQLAQRTSESTGQIHALIAKLQQTASSAVQTMEAGHRQAEEGVARVLEADQALVGISEAVANITDMTTQIAAATEEQSAVAEEISRNISNISELADQTSEQAHNSALLSEELTKTANTQYSLVERFNR
- a CDS encoding CPBP family intramembrane glutamic endopeptidase, translated to MTALPWLYLGLLSLGYGLALSFGQLGWLALISIALLVFAGYAVRQQTVPVGRFLGHGLFIVLAVALAMHWLPGFYNGRAIPAQRFTDNAVPFSMFVNLDKPLIGFWLLLVCPWIVARRSLRLTVYATALALTLSVILALGGAVLLGMITWAPKWPDQAWLWVLNNLLLVTLVEEALFRGYIQGGLSRQFKHLPYGENLALLLASLLFGLVHVGAGWQWVLLAGLAGVGYGLAYRFGGLAAAIATHFGLNLLHFGLFTYPMLAG